Proteins encoded together in one Camelina sativa cultivar DH55 chromosome 9, Cs, whole genome shotgun sequence window:
- the LOC104712300 gene encoding two-component response regulator ARR17 isoform X1 has product MSASDSCSSSMEEELHVLAVDDNLIDRKLVERILKISSCKVTTAENGLRALEYLGLGGDPQQSDPVTSTNVMKVNLIITDYCMPGMTGFELLKKVKQESSKLKEVPVVILSSENIPTRINKCLASGAQMFMQKPLKLSDVEKLKCHLLNCRI; this is encoded by the exons ATGTCCGCAAGTGATTCGTGTTCATCGTCAATGGAGGAAGAGCTTCATGTTTTAGCAGTAGATGATAATCTAATTGATCGTAAACTCGTTGAgagaatcctcaagatctctTCTTGCAAAG TAACAACAGCAGAAAATGGGCTTAGAGCATTGGAGTACTTAGGCTTGGGAGGAGATCCACAACAGAGTGATCCAGTAACTTCCACCAAT gtaatGAAGGTGAATCTTATCATCACTGATTATTGTATGCCAGGAATGACAGGTTTTGAGCTGCTCAAGAAAGTGAAG CAGGAGTCATCGAAACTAAAGGAAGTACCTGTTGTGATACTCTCTTCAGAGAACATTCCTACTCGCATCAACAA ATGCTTAGCGAGCGGTGCACAAATGTTTATGCAGAAGCCGCTGAAATTATCGGATGTAGAGAAGCTGAAGTGTCATCTCCTAAACTGCAGAATCTGA
- the LOC104712300 gene encoding two-component response regulator ARR17 isoform X2, which translates to MSASDSCSSSMEEELHVLAVDDNLIDRKLVERILKISSCKVTTAENGLRALEYLGLGGDPQQSDPVTSTNVMKVNLIITDYCMPGMTGFELLKKVKESSKLKEVPVVILSSENIPTRINKCLASGAQMFMQKPLKLSDVEKLKCHLLNCRI; encoded by the exons ATGTCCGCAAGTGATTCGTGTTCATCGTCAATGGAGGAAGAGCTTCATGTTTTAGCAGTAGATGATAATCTAATTGATCGTAAACTCGTTGAgagaatcctcaagatctctTCTTGCAAAG TAACAACAGCAGAAAATGGGCTTAGAGCATTGGAGTACTTAGGCTTGGGAGGAGATCCACAACAGAGTGATCCAGTAACTTCCACCAAT gtaatGAAGGTGAATCTTATCATCACTGATTATTGTATGCCAGGAATGACAGGTTTTGAGCTGCTCAAGAAAGTGAAG GAGTCATCGAAACTAAAGGAAGTACCTGTTGTGATACTCTCTTCAGAGAACATTCCTACTCGCATCAACAA ATGCTTAGCGAGCGGTGCACAAATGTTTATGCAGAAGCCGCTGAAATTATCGGATGTAGAGAAGCTGAAGTGTCATCTCCTAAACTGCAGAATCTGA